The following proteins are co-located in the Neofelis nebulosa isolate mNeoNeb1 chromosome 18, mNeoNeb1.pri, whole genome shotgun sequence genome:
- the CCDC154 gene encoding coiled-coil domain-containing protein 154 isoform X4 — protein MSVPEQDPPKPWKQLEQWVADLQAEVVSLREHRDRCEPAMLSLLREMLRLRACVKLQDSELKKLQQDLWRVARAPEKEALEFPSPQNQTQMQALDRRLVEVREALTQVRRKQALQDSERKDTEQEASLRLAELAGRLEQEEQSREAACSGLQKSQEEASQRADLEAAKVQAQVTKLGEEMSLRFLKREAKLCGFLQKSFLALEKRMKVSESARLKAEGSLREELDSRWQGLQELAEERVQALQGQHEQQEARRLLEQCRGLDRAVVQLTKFVRQNQLSLSRILLAEQKARDVKGHLEESRAGELATCLRENLTAVQLAGELAQREMHSALELQREKSQALEVSLAELETQVKDLSDHFLALSWRLDLQEQTLSLRLSEAKREWEGSEQKSLEGLVRCQKEAEEHLREVRERVDSLPRQIEAVSDKCVLHKSDSDLKISAEGKAREFEVGAVRQELASLLSSVQLLREGNPGRKIAEIQGKLVTFQNQIMKLENSIQDNKTIQNLKFNTETKLRAEELASLRESFVRLWSEEGPWALTLGSRRVLRSLVRQRFFIKDVAPGEAVPMNCWGVYQAVRWAGKPPSGDPSRSGWCRGGPEVSRREPRLPAGGCSGRRSSWAGWRSGGRARSRRGPSARSPSARSLPRPFPGNKCASSCCCRSPESPPPGARAQ, from the exons ATGTCCGTCCCCGAGCAGGATCCCCCTAAGCCCTGGAAGCAGCTGGAGCAGTG GGTGGCCGACCTGCAGGCCGAGGTGGTGTCCCTGAGGGAACACAGGGACCGCTGTGAGCCGGCCATGCTGAGCCTGCTCCGGGAAATGCTCCGGCTGCGGGCCTGCGTGAAACTGCAGGACTCCGAGCTGAAGAAGCTTCAGCAGGACCTATGGCGGGTGGCCCGGGCCCCGGAGAAGGAGGCCCTCGAG tTCCCTAGCCCCCAGAACCAGACCCAGATGCAGGCCCTGGACAGGAG GCTGGTGGAGGTCCGGGAAGCCCTGACACAGGTCCGGAGGAAGCAGGCGCTCCAGGACTCTGAGCGGAAGGACACCGAGCAGGAGGCTAGCCTCAG GTTGGCCGAGCTGGCCGGGAGGCTGGAGCAGGAGGAACAGTCCCGGGAAGCGGCCTGCAGCGGTCTGCAGAAGAGCCAGGAGGAGGCGAGCCAGAGGGCAGACCTTGAGGCGGCCAAGGTGCAG GCCCAGGTGACCAAGCTCGGGGAGGAGATGAGCCTCCGCTTCCTCAAGAGAGAGGCCAAGCTGTGCGGCTTCCTGCAGAAGAGCTTCCTGGCCCTGGAGAAG AGGATGAAGGTCTCGGAGAGTGCCCGGCTCAAGGCGGAGGGCAGCCTGAGGGAGGAGCTGGACAGCAGGTGGCAGGGGCTGCAGGAGCTGGCCGAGGAGCGCGTCCAGGCCCTGCAGGGGCAGCACGAG CAGCAGGAAGCACGCCGCCTCCTGGAGCAGTGCCGGGGCCTGGACAGGGCCGTGGTCCAGCTGACCAAGTTCGTACGGCAGAACCAGCTGTCCCTGAGCCGCATCCTCCTGGCCGAGCAGAAGGCCCG GGacgtcaaggggcacctggaggaGAGCCGGGCGGGGGAGCTGGCCACCTGCCTGCGGGAGAACCTGACGGCCGTGCAGCTGGCCGGGGAGCTGGCCCAGCGGGAGATGCACAGCGCGTTGGAGCTG CAACGAGAGAAGAGCCAGGCCCTGGAGGTGTCGCTGGCCGAGCTGGAGACGCAGGTGAAGGACCTGAGTGACCacttcctggctctgagctggagaCTGGACCTGCAGGAGCAGACACTGAGCCTTCGGCTGAGCGAG GcaaagagagagtgggaaggcTCAGAGCAGAAATCCCTGGAGGGCCTGGTCCGCTGTCAGAAGGAGGCTGAGGAGCACCTGAGGGAGGTGCGGGAGCGAGTGGACAGCCTGCCACGGCAG ATAGAGGCCGTGTCCGACAAGTGCGTCCTCCACAAGAGCGACTCAGACCTCAAGATCTCGGCCGAGGGCAAGGCCAG GGAGTTCGAGGTCGGGGCCGTGCGGCAGGAGCTGgcctctctgctgtcctctgttcAGCTGCTCAGGGAGGGCAACCCCGGGCGTAAGATCGCGGAGATCCAGGGCAAGCTGGTCACG TTTCAGAACCAAATAATGAAACTGGAGAACAGCATCCAAGACAACAAGACCATCCAGAACCTCAAGTTTAATACAGAAACCAAGCTG CGCGCGGAGGAGTTGGCCAGCCTGCGTGAGAGCTTCGTGCGGCTGTGGAGTGAGGAGGGCCCGTGGGCGCTGACGCTGGGCAGCAGGAGGGTCCTCAGGTCCCTGGTGAGGCAGCGGTTTTTCATCAAGGACGTGGCCCCCGGAGAGGCGGTCCCCATGAACTGCTGGGGCGTGTATCAGGCCGTGAGGTGGGCAGGGAAGCCGCCCTCTGGAGACCCCTCCAGGTCAGGGTGGTGCCGGGGAGGCCCCGAGGTCAGCAGGCGTGAGCCGCGTCTCCCGGCAGGTGGCTGCAGTGGAAGGAGGTCCTCATGGGCCGGGTGGCGCAGCGGAGGGCGAGCGCGGTCTCGGAGAGGTCCCTCTGCCAGGAGCCCGTCTGCACGCTCACTTCCGCGTCCCTTTCCCGGAAATAAATGTGCCAGCTCCTGTTGCTGTCGGAGTCCAGagtcccctcccccaggagcGCGAGCCCAGTGA
- the CCDC154 gene encoding coiled-coil domain-containing protein 154 isoform X6, translating to MSVPEQDPPKPWKQLEQWVADLQAEVVSLREHRDRCEPAMLSLLREMLRLRACVKLQDSELKKLQQDLWRVARAPEKEALEFPSPQNQTQMQALDRRLVEVREALTQVRRKQALQDSERKDTEQEASLRLAELAGRLEQEEQSREAACSGLQKSQEEASQRADLEAAKVQAQVTKLGEEMSLRFLKREAKLCGFLQKSFLALEKRMKVSESARLKAEGSLREELDSRWQGLQELAEERVQALQGQHEQQEARRLLEQCRGLDRAVVQLTKFVRQNQLSLSRILLAEQKARDVKGHLEESRAGELATCLRENLTAVQLAGELAQREMHSALELQREKSQALEVSLAELETQVKDLSDHFLALSWRLDLQEQTLSLRLSERVTSLSFLPLMDTAPPPGLATEGAAAKREWEGSEQKSLEGLVRCQKEAEEHLREVRERVDSLPRQIEAVSDKCVLHKSDSDLKISAEGKAREFEVGAVRQELASLLSSVQLLREGNPGRKIAEIQGKLVTFQNQIMKLENSIQDNKTIQNLKFNTETKLRAEELASLRESFVRLWSEEGPWALTLGSRRVLRSLVRQRFFIKDVAPGEAVPMNCWGVYQAVRWLQWKEVLMGRVAQRRASAVSERSLCQEPVCTLTSASLSRK from the exons ATGTCCGTCCCCGAGCAGGATCCCCCTAAGCCCTGGAAGCAGCTGGAGCAGTG GGTGGCCGACCTGCAGGCCGAGGTGGTGTCCCTGAGGGAACACAGGGACCGCTGTGAGCCGGCCATGCTGAGCCTGCTCCGGGAAATGCTCCGGCTGCGGGCCTGCGTGAAACTGCAGGACTCCGAGCTGAAGAAGCTTCAGCAGGACCTATGGCGGGTGGCCCGGGCCCCGGAGAAGGAGGCCCTCGAG tTCCCTAGCCCCCAGAACCAGACCCAGATGCAGGCCCTGGACAGGAG GCTGGTGGAGGTCCGGGAAGCCCTGACACAGGTCCGGAGGAAGCAGGCGCTCCAGGACTCTGAGCGGAAGGACACCGAGCAGGAGGCTAGCCTCAG GTTGGCCGAGCTGGCCGGGAGGCTGGAGCAGGAGGAACAGTCCCGGGAAGCGGCCTGCAGCGGTCTGCAGAAGAGCCAGGAGGAGGCGAGCCAGAGGGCAGACCTTGAGGCGGCCAAGGTGCAG GCCCAGGTGACCAAGCTCGGGGAGGAGATGAGCCTCCGCTTCCTCAAGAGAGAGGCCAAGCTGTGCGGCTTCCTGCAGAAGAGCTTCCTGGCCCTGGAGAAG AGGATGAAGGTCTCGGAGAGTGCCCGGCTCAAGGCGGAGGGCAGCCTGAGGGAGGAGCTGGACAGCAGGTGGCAGGGGCTGCAGGAGCTGGCCGAGGAGCGCGTCCAGGCCCTGCAGGGGCAGCACGAG CAGCAGGAAGCACGCCGCCTCCTGGAGCAGTGCCGGGGCCTGGACAGGGCCGTGGTCCAGCTGACCAAGTTCGTACGGCAGAACCAGCTGTCCCTGAGCCGCATCCTCCTGGCCGAGCAGAAGGCCCG GGacgtcaaggggcacctggaggaGAGCCGGGCGGGGGAGCTGGCCACCTGCCTGCGGGAGAACCTGACGGCCGTGCAGCTGGCCGGGGAGCTGGCCCAGCGGGAGATGCACAGCGCGTTGGAGCTG CAACGAGAGAAGAGCCAGGCCCTGGAGGTGTCGCTGGCCGAGCTGGAGACGCAGGTGAAGGACCTGAGTGACCacttcctggctctgagctggagaCTGGACCTGCAGGAGCAGACACTGAGCCTTCGGCTGAGCGAG CGTGTGACCAGCTTATCTTTTCTTCCGCTGATGGACACCGCACCGCCCCCTGGTCTGGCCACGGAAGGCGCTGCT GcaaagagagagtgggaaggcTCAGAGCAGAAATCCCTGGAGGGCCTGGTCCGCTGTCAGAAGGAGGCTGAGGAGCACCTGAGGGAGGTGCGGGAGCGAGTGGACAGCCTGCCACGGCAG ATAGAGGCCGTGTCCGACAAGTGCGTCCTCCACAAGAGCGACTCAGACCTCAAGATCTCGGCCGAGGGCAAGGCCAG GGAGTTCGAGGTCGGGGCCGTGCGGCAGGAGCTGgcctctctgctgtcctctgttcAGCTGCTCAGGGAGGGCAACCCCGGGCGTAAGATCGCGGAGATCCAGGGCAAGCTGGTCACG TTTCAGAACCAAATAATGAAACTGGAGAACAGCATCCAAGACAACAAGACCATCCAGAACCTCAAGTTTAATACAGAAACCAAGCTG CGCGCGGAGGAGTTGGCCAGCCTGCGTGAGAGCTTCGTGCGGCTGTGGAGTGAGGAGGGCCCGTGGGCGCTGACGCTGGGCAGCAGGAGGGTCCTCAGGTCCCTGGTGAGGCAGCGGTTTTTCATCAAGGACGTGGCCCCCGGAGAGGCGGTCCCCATGAACTGCTGGGGCGTGTATCAGGCCGTGAG GTGGCTGCAGTGGAAGGAGGTCCTCATGGGCCGGGTGGCGCAGCGGAGGGCGAGCGCGGTCTCGGAGAGGTCCCTCTGCCAGGAGCCCGTCTGCACGCTCACTTCCGCGTCCCTTTCCCGGAAATAA
- the CCDC154 gene encoding coiled-coil domain-containing protein 154 isoform X9, which yields MSVPEQDPPKPWKQLEQWVADLQAEVVSLREHRDRCEPAMLSLLREMLRLRACVKLQDSELKKLQQDLWRVARAPEKEALEFPSPQNQTQMQALDRRLVEVREALTQVRRKQALQDSERKDTEQEASLRLAELAGRLEQEEQSREAACSGLQKSQEEASQRADLEAAKVQAQVTKLGEEMSLRFLKREAKLCGFLQKSFLALEKRMKVSESARLKAEGSLREELDSRWQGLQELAEERVQALQGQHEQEARRLLEQCRGLDRAVVQLTKFVRQNQLSLSRILLAEQKARDVKGHLEESRAGELATCLRENLTAVQLAGELAQREMHSALELQREKSQALEVSLAELETQVKDLSDHFLALSWRLDLQEQTLSLRLSEAKREWEGSEQKSLEGLVRCQKEAEEHLREVRERVDSLPRQIEAVSDKCVLHKSDSDLKISAEGKAREFEVGAVRQELASLLSSVQLLREGNPGRKIAEIQGKLVTFQNQIMKLENSIQDNKTIQNLKFNTETKLRAEELASLRESFVRLWSEEGPWALTLGSRRVLRSLVRQRFFIKDVAPGEAVPMNCWGVYQAVRWLQWKEVLMGRVAQRRASAVSERSLCQEPVCTLTSASLSRK from the exons ATGTCCGTCCCCGAGCAGGATCCCCCTAAGCCCTGGAAGCAGCTGGAGCAGTG GGTGGCCGACCTGCAGGCCGAGGTGGTGTCCCTGAGGGAACACAGGGACCGCTGTGAGCCGGCCATGCTGAGCCTGCTCCGGGAAATGCTCCGGCTGCGGGCCTGCGTGAAACTGCAGGACTCCGAGCTGAAGAAGCTTCAGCAGGACCTATGGCGGGTGGCCCGGGCCCCGGAGAAGGAGGCCCTCGAG tTCCCTAGCCCCCAGAACCAGACCCAGATGCAGGCCCTGGACAGGAG GCTGGTGGAGGTCCGGGAAGCCCTGACACAGGTCCGGAGGAAGCAGGCGCTCCAGGACTCTGAGCGGAAGGACACCGAGCAGGAGGCTAGCCTCAG GTTGGCCGAGCTGGCCGGGAGGCTGGAGCAGGAGGAACAGTCCCGGGAAGCGGCCTGCAGCGGTCTGCAGAAGAGCCAGGAGGAGGCGAGCCAGAGGGCAGACCTTGAGGCGGCCAAGGTGCAG GCCCAGGTGACCAAGCTCGGGGAGGAGATGAGCCTCCGCTTCCTCAAGAGAGAGGCCAAGCTGTGCGGCTTCCTGCAGAAGAGCTTCCTGGCCCTGGAGAAG AGGATGAAGGTCTCGGAGAGTGCCCGGCTCAAGGCGGAGGGCAGCCTGAGGGAGGAGCTGGACAGCAGGTGGCAGGGGCTGCAGGAGCTGGCCGAGGAGCGCGTCCAGGCCCTGCAGGGGCAGCACGAG CAGGAAGCACGCCGCCTCCTGGAGCAGTGCCGGGGCCTGGACAGGGCCGTGGTCCAGCTGACCAAGTTCGTACGGCAGAACCAGCTGTCCCTGAGCCGCATCCTCCTGGCCGAGCAGAAGGCCCG GGacgtcaaggggcacctggaggaGAGCCGGGCGGGGGAGCTGGCCACCTGCCTGCGGGAGAACCTGACGGCCGTGCAGCTGGCCGGGGAGCTGGCCCAGCGGGAGATGCACAGCGCGTTGGAGCTG CAACGAGAGAAGAGCCAGGCCCTGGAGGTGTCGCTGGCCGAGCTGGAGACGCAGGTGAAGGACCTGAGTGACCacttcctggctctgagctggagaCTGGACCTGCAGGAGCAGACACTGAGCCTTCGGCTGAGCGAG GcaaagagagagtgggaaggcTCAGAGCAGAAATCCCTGGAGGGCCTGGTCCGCTGTCAGAAGGAGGCTGAGGAGCACCTGAGGGAGGTGCGGGAGCGAGTGGACAGCCTGCCACGGCAG ATAGAGGCCGTGTCCGACAAGTGCGTCCTCCACAAGAGCGACTCAGACCTCAAGATCTCGGCCGAGGGCAAGGCCAG GGAGTTCGAGGTCGGGGCCGTGCGGCAGGAGCTGgcctctctgctgtcctctgttcAGCTGCTCAGGGAGGGCAACCCCGGGCGTAAGATCGCGGAGATCCAGGGCAAGCTGGTCACG TTTCAGAACCAAATAATGAAACTGGAGAACAGCATCCAAGACAACAAGACCATCCAGAACCTCAAGTTTAATACAGAAACCAAGCTG CGCGCGGAGGAGTTGGCCAGCCTGCGTGAGAGCTTCGTGCGGCTGTGGAGTGAGGAGGGCCCGTGGGCGCTGACGCTGGGCAGCAGGAGGGTCCTCAGGTCCCTGGTGAGGCAGCGGTTTTTCATCAAGGACGTGGCCCCCGGAGAGGCGGTCCCCATGAACTGCTGGGGCGTGTATCAGGCCGTGAG GTGGCTGCAGTGGAAGGAGGTCCTCATGGGCCGGGTGGCGCAGCGGAGGGCGAGCGCGGTCTCGGAGAGGTCCCTCTGCCAGGAGCCCGTCTGCACGCTCACTTCCGCGTCCCTTTCCCGGAAATAA
- the CCDC154 gene encoding coiled-coil domain-containing protein 154 isoform X8 produces MSVPEQDPPKPWKQLEQWVADLQAEVVSLREHRDRCEPAMLSLLREMLRLRACVKLQDSELKKLQQDLWRVARAPEKEALEFPSPQNQTQMQALDRRLVEVREALTQVRRKQALQDSERKDTEQEASLRLAELAGRLEQEEQSREAACSGLQKSQEEASQRADLEAAKVQAQVTKLGEEMSLRFLKREAKLCGFLQKSFLALEKRMKVSESARLKAEGSLREELDSRWQGLQELAEERVQALQGQHEQQEARRLLEQCRGLDRAVVQLTKFVRQNQLSLSRILLAEQKARDVKGHLEESRAGELATCLRENLTAVQLAGELAQREMHSALELQREKSQALEVSLAELETQVKDLSDHFLALSWRLDLQEQTLSLRLSEAKREWEGSEQKSLEGLVRCQKEAEEHLREVRERVDSLPRQIEAVSDKCVLHKSDSDLKISAEGKAREFEVGAVRQELASLLSSVQLLREGNPGRKIAEIQGKLVTFQNQIMKLENSIQDNKTIQNLKFNTETKLRAEELASLRESFVRLWSEEGPWALTLGSRRVLRSLVRQRFFIKDVAPGEAVPMNCWGVYQAVRWLQWKEVLMGRVAQRRASAVSERSLCQEPVCTLTSASLSRK; encoded by the exons ATGTCCGTCCCCGAGCAGGATCCCCCTAAGCCCTGGAAGCAGCTGGAGCAGTG GGTGGCCGACCTGCAGGCCGAGGTGGTGTCCCTGAGGGAACACAGGGACCGCTGTGAGCCGGCCATGCTGAGCCTGCTCCGGGAAATGCTCCGGCTGCGGGCCTGCGTGAAACTGCAGGACTCCGAGCTGAAGAAGCTTCAGCAGGACCTATGGCGGGTGGCCCGGGCCCCGGAGAAGGAGGCCCTCGAG tTCCCTAGCCCCCAGAACCAGACCCAGATGCAGGCCCTGGACAGGAG GCTGGTGGAGGTCCGGGAAGCCCTGACACAGGTCCGGAGGAAGCAGGCGCTCCAGGACTCTGAGCGGAAGGACACCGAGCAGGAGGCTAGCCTCAG GTTGGCCGAGCTGGCCGGGAGGCTGGAGCAGGAGGAACAGTCCCGGGAAGCGGCCTGCAGCGGTCTGCAGAAGAGCCAGGAGGAGGCGAGCCAGAGGGCAGACCTTGAGGCGGCCAAGGTGCAG GCCCAGGTGACCAAGCTCGGGGAGGAGATGAGCCTCCGCTTCCTCAAGAGAGAGGCCAAGCTGTGCGGCTTCCTGCAGAAGAGCTTCCTGGCCCTGGAGAAG AGGATGAAGGTCTCGGAGAGTGCCCGGCTCAAGGCGGAGGGCAGCCTGAGGGAGGAGCTGGACAGCAGGTGGCAGGGGCTGCAGGAGCTGGCCGAGGAGCGCGTCCAGGCCCTGCAGGGGCAGCACGAG CAGCAGGAAGCACGCCGCCTCCTGGAGCAGTGCCGGGGCCTGGACAGGGCCGTGGTCCAGCTGACCAAGTTCGTACGGCAGAACCAGCTGTCCCTGAGCCGCATCCTCCTGGCCGAGCAGAAGGCCCG GGacgtcaaggggcacctggaggaGAGCCGGGCGGGGGAGCTGGCCACCTGCCTGCGGGAGAACCTGACGGCCGTGCAGCTGGCCGGGGAGCTGGCCCAGCGGGAGATGCACAGCGCGTTGGAGCTG CAACGAGAGAAGAGCCAGGCCCTGGAGGTGTCGCTGGCCGAGCTGGAGACGCAGGTGAAGGACCTGAGTGACCacttcctggctctgagctggagaCTGGACCTGCAGGAGCAGACACTGAGCCTTCGGCTGAGCGAG GcaaagagagagtgggaaggcTCAGAGCAGAAATCCCTGGAGGGCCTGGTCCGCTGTCAGAAGGAGGCTGAGGAGCACCTGAGGGAGGTGCGGGAGCGAGTGGACAGCCTGCCACGGCAG ATAGAGGCCGTGTCCGACAAGTGCGTCCTCCACAAGAGCGACTCAGACCTCAAGATCTCGGCCGAGGGCAAGGCCAG GGAGTTCGAGGTCGGGGCCGTGCGGCAGGAGCTGgcctctctgctgtcctctgttcAGCTGCTCAGGGAGGGCAACCCCGGGCGTAAGATCGCGGAGATCCAGGGCAAGCTGGTCACG TTTCAGAACCAAATAATGAAACTGGAGAACAGCATCCAAGACAACAAGACCATCCAGAACCTCAAGTTTAATACAGAAACCAAGCTG CGCGCGGAGGAGTTGGCCAGCCTGCGTGAGAGCTTCGTGCGGCTGTGGAGTGAGGAGGGCCCGTGGGCGCTGACGCTGGGCAGCAGGAGGGTCCTCAGGTCCCTGGTGAGGCAGCGGTTTTTCATCAAGGACGTGGCCCCCGGAGAGGCGGTCCCCATGAACTGCTGGGGCGTGTATCAGGCCGTGAG GTGGCTGCAGTGGAAGGAGGTCCTCATGGGCCGGGTGGCGCAGCGGAGGGCGAGCGCGGTCTCGGAGAGGTCCCTCTGCCAGGAGCCCGTCTGCACGCTCACTTCCGCGTCCCTTTCCCGGAAATAA